The genomic interval AAAGAGGAAAGTTACACTACGACAGAGGAACAAGGAAACAAAGTACAAAGTTTTTTGTCTTACGATGTCTCCAGAGTTTCTGGGGTTTCCTGCTACGAACGTGACCGAGGCCACATCACCCTGAAGGACACGTTAAAACTCTCAGTTTGTGTATGTTCACATAAAAACAGcagggtgtcatcggcataacgaTTTAGTTCAGACTGAAAGAGGAGAATGTGCAGAGGACTGAATCTACTGGGCCTGGCACTGAGCCCTGAGGGACGCCTCGGAGACAGAACATGATGTGCCCACCTGTCTGTAGACGGGGAACACCTGCTGCAGAACATCACCAAAGCTGCTGTTCTCTGGTTTTCTGTCCACCGTTGGTGCAGGAAGCAGATTAAAGAGATTCTTCTGAAAGAACGGAGGCTGAGGGCCGACCGGCAGCTCCGACACTCGGTCCTGAACACAGAAACACGCGGTGACATGAGAACCATGTGGAGTCAGCCACACTCTTATGTTAAGCCTCTGTTTGACTCAATGTTGTTTAAGAGTCTGACTGATCTGAGGTCAGCTACCGTCTCagtgatgaagggatgaagagTCAACGCTCACTGTGATGCTGAAGAACAATTAAGTACATGTTATTTCTAAGATGGACGTTTACTCTGGATGGACGTcagagatgatgatggtgaggatgaagatgatgaagatctCCTCTGGAAGAGGAAGTCACGCTGACACTAAAAATAGTTCTAACTTCCAGAGGGAGTGCAAAGTTTGACACAAATTACTAGTAGTTTTCCAGCGTGATATTAGTACTTATACTTTAACAGTATCTTTtaactgtagtattagtactttaactgtaacagtattttaaaagtgtggtactagtacttttactctaaTGGAATTAAaaactgtagtattagtatttttaccgtgacagtatttttacattgtggtattagtacttttactgtaacagaataTTCTTATagtgtggtactagtacttttgATATAACACAATTATAAACTTTCTTATAAGTTATTTTACTGTGAAAGTCCTTTTACATTGTGGTTTTAGTACTTTTGCTGTAacagtatttttactttgtttaaatgtaaatcacAGCGACACAGTATAAATGTACACACTAGAGGCCACTGGTCAGTGCTCTTCATTACAGGTGTGATCCGGTCTCACCTGTGATCCGGTCTCACCTGTGCGATGGCTCTGGCCAGGCCTCGATACTTTTGCAGGTACGCACTGAGCGTGTGCGGACCATAGATGGTGGAGGCTCCTTCGTACCGCTGCACCTGAAACATCAGTGTCCCCTGTTTACAGCTGGTGTCTTATGAATAgagtagaattttttttatattttgtgagtTTGGTGGACGGCTCTAAATACTACagtacccatgagcctcagctttCGTGTACCTGGTACTCTTCATAGGTGGTGATGTAGTGAGTGTAGATGTTACTCAGACCAGCAATCACCACCTCCGTGTCATTGAACGCCCCCTTAGACTGTagctcctaaaacacacacgcacacacatacacgcacgcacacacacacacacacacacacacacacacacacacacacgcacacagtatGGTCACATGTTCCAGGTGTGAAGGGGTGCTGACCTTTGTGTCACCTTGTGTCTCACCTGTTTGACGGCCTCTCGTAACCTCCTCCCCGACATGGTGCTGTTAGAGAGCGGGGGGTTAGAGAGGGAACGGTTGCCATGGTTACGACCcgaatacataaatatattcaaCTAAACCtgcactactactactattattattattttaattatatataatcTTTGAAGTACTTTAGTACACAATTCATTATCCTGACGGTacgtattgtactttttactgtactacatctcagaggtaaatattgtactttgtacCTCACTAAATTTATGTAACACCTTTTGTTCCTTCCAATTTCAGATTATTAGAACacaattaaatcaatttattgaTGATGCATTATGATAATCAGTCGTAACGTATTATCATcagtagtattatcatcagtagtatcatcattagtagtattatcatcagtagtatcatcatcagtagtatcatcattagtagtattatcatcagtagtatcatcattagtagtattatcatcagtagtattatcatcagtagtATCATCATCAGTATTATCATCATtagtattatcatcagtagtatcatcattagtagtattatcatcagtattatcatcagtagtattatcatcagtagtatcatcattagtagtattatcatcattagtagtattatcatcagtagtATCATCATtagtattatcatcatcagtattatcatcagtattatcatcagtagtATCATCATCAGTATTATCATCATcagtagtattatcatcagtagtatcatcatcagtagtattatcatcagtagtattatcatcagtagtattatcattagtagtattatcatcagtattatcatcattagtattatcatcagtagtatcatcattagtagtattatcatcattagtagtattatcatcattaGTATCATAGTTATCATCATTAGTAGTATCAtcattagtagtattatcatcagtagtATCATCATTAGTAGTATCATCATcagtagtattatcatcagtagtattatcatcatcagtagtattatcatcagtagtATTATCATCATAGTATATTATCATCATAGTCATCATATCATCATCAgtagtattatcatcatcagtagtattatcatcagtagtattatcatcagtagtattatcatcagtagtagtattggtGCTGTTACGTCATCTCTCCAGGAACAGCTACGACGGCTACAGAACCGATGGTGATGATCTGAACGTCGACGATCTGAGGATGCCACGGCAGAGGCCAGTtcatctgtacacacacacacacacacacacacacacacacacacacacacacacattaggaTCCCATCAGAGCTGTTCTGTCGGTGATGAAGTTCTGCTCGTCATCACCTCTCCGGTGCTGAACAGGATCGGTTTGGGGTGATGACACTCCTGCGTCTGATTGGACGGCGGACCAACGAGGGCGTCTCTGATCCCGTCCCAGAACGGGTCGCCTTCCACAGCGCCTACCGAGGGAGAGGACGGGTTCTTAgggattcaaacccacaaccGGCAGAGTGACAGTAGAACCACAGTAGAACCAGAGTAGAATCACAGTAGAACCACAGTAGAACCACAGTAGAACCAGAGTAGAATCACAGTAGAACCACAGTAGAATCACAGTAGAACCAGAGTAGAATCACAGTAGAACCACAGTAGAACCAGAGTAGAATCACAGTAGAATCACAGTAGAACCACAGTAGGATCACAGTAGAACCACAGTAGAACCACAGTAGAATCACAGTAGAACCACAGTAGAATCACAGTAGAACCACAGTAGAATCACAGTAGAACCACAGTAGAACCACAGTAGAATCACCTTGGGTGAAGTTGAggtctcctcctccatctgtggTTCCTGCTGCAAAGCTGTGACCCAGAGCTGGTTTACATGTACTGACCTGATACACACAGataatcaatcagtcagtcaatcagtcaatcaatcaatcaatcaatcaatcaatcaatcaatcaatcaatcaatcaatcaatcgatCACGATGTGTGTCAGCGCTGCTCACCGTGTGTGTGTCGTTGATCTGAACTGTGACGTCCGTCATGTTGACCCACTGATGGGCCGCCTGAAGGGAGCCAGTCACCTCCTCCACTGCTTTACCATACAGCTCCTACAGGgggcagcaacacacacacgcacgcacaagcacacgcacacacacgcacacacacacacacacacacacacacacacacacacacgctatgTCAGCTGTGAATAACCTTAAACCAGGTCCTAACCTAGAGACAACAAAGGTTCCTTGTGGGGACACAGGTTTTGGTCCCCATTAGGAGTGTGAGTCCCCACAAAGTACTGTGGGAAAACTTTGGTGTCTCCACTATGGAGTTAATACGAGTAGTACACATTCATTACCTTTAaataacacagacagagagagagagagagagagagacagacagacaggcagacagagagagagagagagagagacagacagacaggcagagagagagagagagagacagacagacagacaggcaggcagacagacagacagagagagagagagagagagagagacagacagacagacaggcagagagacagagagagagacagacagacagagagagagagagagagagagagagacagacagacagagaggcagacagacagagaggcagagagacagacagacagacagacaggcagacagagagacagacagacagacagagagacagacagacagacagacagacagacagagagacagacagacagagaggcagagagacagacagacagacagacagacagacagacagacagacagacagagagacagacagacagacagacagacagacagacagagagagacagacagacagagaggcagacagacagacagagagacagacagacagagagacagacagacagacagacagacagacagacagacagacagacagagaggcagacagacagagaggcagagagacagacagacaggcagacagagagacagacagacagacagacagagaggcagagagacagacagacagacagacaggcagacagagagacagacagacagacagagaggcagagaacgacagacagacagacagacagacagacagacagacagacagacagagaggaagagagacagacagacaggcagacagacagacaggcagacagacagacagtaccTTGGCCTTCCTGTAGACGTTGTGTCCAATGATCATTGTGCTGTCGAACATGTCGTCTCCAGGTCCGAACGCCTGACACATCTTAGtctgtcagacacacacttcctgtttatatatatgtgtgtgtgtgtatatatatatatgtgtgtgtgtgtatatatgtgtgtgtgtgtgtgtgtgtgtgtatatatatatatgtgtgtgtgtgtgtgtgtgtgtatatatatatgtgtgtgtgtgtgtgtgtgtatatatatgtgtgtgcgtgtgtgtgtgtgtatatatatatatgtgtgtgtgtgtgtgtgtatatatatatgtgtgtgtgtgtgtgtgtgtgtgtatatatatatgtgtgtgtgtgtgtgtgtgtgtgtgcttacccCTCCTACAGGACAGGAGCTGTTCAGGTAGTCACAGGGCTGTCCAGTGTTCATACAGACGGGTCCTCTGGTGTTTGGACTGACGTCTCCGAGGTTACTGGAGGAGAAACCAGCAACGAAGCCTCCCTgagggtacacacacacacacacacacacacacacacacacaggttactGGAGGAGAAACCAGCAACGAAGCCTCCCTgagggtacacacacacacacacacacacacacacacacacacacacacacacacacacacacacacacacacacggttaaTGTACTTTGgcgcttttattttgtaggagtCTCTACTAACGGCGTTTTAACTAAACGCTGTTCAAAGATCTTCTGAAGAGAAGAAACCAACAGGAAGCTGagatttaaacaggaacagcttcctgtttcagactTTCACAATAAGACTTGGTTGTTGGACGGTCCGGTCACCTGCCCAGGTAGCTGTCCCCGGTTCTTGTCCTGCTCCAGCAGGTAGGAGGCGTAGCCCATGTTGTCGCTGCTCACCATGCGGTTGGTGTAGTTCATGCTGACGGCGTGGACGGCGAACCAGCTGTGGAGGTGAGAAGTTATTCACTGTGAACCATCACTGACATTATTATCAATAgtatacttattattattcattatataattattattactaatgttcattattactgttatttattatcaCCTGAGCATGCCGATCCCATCTCCATCCAGATCCGTGAACTTCAGCACCATCACCTGTTTATCTGTGTTCCACTGATACCTGGAGGATCAATAACAACAATCAATAATGGAAGTATAGAAAtactctgctctctgtcccaGGTACACACAAATACCTGCTGTATTTATGAACAGTAGATACAAATGATGCAACATAACAAGCATATGAGtaatatttacatacatgtaagtataaatacatataaacacatgacGTTTactaataattaagcctttattagtcccacaatggggaaattacaactctctgcatttaaccatcccggaggagcagtgggctgcaatgaagcgcccggggagcaactgggggttaggtgtctcgctcaaggacacctcggcatgttgactgtagaggggttcaaaccaccaaccatgtggttacgggacgagcgctctacctggtgtgccactTACTATCAATATTACTacattctctctctgtcgttgtgtacctgtctctctctctctctctgtcgttgtgttgtcctgtctctctctctctctctcttgtgtactctctctctctctctgtctctgtctctcgttgtgtacctgtctctctctctctctcttgtgtacctgtctttctctctctctgtgtacctgtctctctctctctctctgtcgttgtgtacctgtctctctctctgtgtcgttgtgtacctgtctctctctctctctctctgtctttgtgtacctgtctctctctctctctgtgtctttgtgtacctgtctgtctctctgtgtcgttgtgtacctgtctctctctgtgtgtcgttgtgtacctgtctctctcttcctctgggTTGTTCAGGTACGAGTGAGGACTTCTGTTCAGGCTGCTGTCCTCCAGATCTCCTCTGCTCCTGTAAATCCTGCCCGGCTTTATGTTACCATGGGCTATGTCTATACTCTGGAATATAAcaattataaatacatgttacTATGGGCTATGTGTATACTCTGGAAATATAACAATTATGTACATGTTACTATGGGCTATGTCTAAACTCTGGAAATATAAcaattataaatacatgttacTATGGGCTATGTCTATACTCTGGAAACAAGGTCATGGTTTCAGATGTACTGTGCTGCTTTATGATGTGTTGGGATGTGTCTATACAATGGAGAGAGAGTATTATATTCTTAAATAGGGAGTCATGTTACTATAGGGTGTGTCTATAGTCTGGAGAGGAGATTGTAGTTTTATGTTACATTGgcttatgtcaaaaaaaatgtttatcaaCATGTGGTACAGCGGGCTATGTCTATACTCTGGAATCAAAGGTTGTCAATTATGAGTACAACCTAATGGCCTCAGGCTATgtctattacattacattacattacagtcatgtagcagagcgacgtacagtcagtagtatgttacatatcattcacccattcacacactgatgacaggctaccatcaaggtgccaccatcagactctaactaacattcatcatcagtccacaccgatggccttcaggagcaacttggggttaagtgtcttgcccaaggacacatcgactgccggagccgggtatcgaaccaccgaccctcttggagaactaccttgctctccactacgccacagccgccacgtCTATGTAATGGGACTCTGGTTCACTGAGGAACTTTGAACTTTGGTTCAAACAGTTTGTATGTTAGAGTTCAGACGGGGAATAAACACGCATGTTTATTAGTAAAGAATAATTCACAcaaatgcacgcacacacgcacacacacacatactcacactcacacacactcacactcacactcacacacacacacacacacacacacacacacacactcacacacacacgcacacacacacacactcacactcacacacacacactcacactcacacacacacacacacacacacacacacacaccttgacgATGCCATTGACAAGCGGTTTGATGGACTCCTTCATGTAGCCTTTACAGCTGATCATAAACAGTGTGTACTGGAAGTACCCGGCCGGTCCACAGTGAGTGTGAGTCCCACTCAGAACCACGTTCTCCTGACGGTAAAGGTCCCCATACTTCACCTGCAGCGCCTGCAGaacctgcacacatacacacacacctcatttctttacattgtttattCTTTTGCATTGCACATTTTTCTTAATCACctctttaaagaaatatattagtgttttatttccaacatgttatctgttttattattatccattcatccatccattttccgtaacctgcttatccagttaagggtctcagggtgctggagccgatctcagctgtcaatgggtgaaggcagggttcacctggacagggttcacctggacagggttcacctggacagggttcacctggacagggttctgGACAGGGttcagcctatcacagggctgacatatatagacaaacaaccactcacactcacatccacacctacgggcaatttagagtcttcaatgcacctaagctgcatgtctttggacagtgggaggaagccggagaacccggagagaacccacgctgacacggggagaacatcaaactccacacagaaggttgtccagcccggaactgaacccaggcccctcttgctgtgaggcgacagtgctaaccactacaccaccgtgcagccttttttttattattattattattattattattattattattattgttattgttgttgttgttgttgttgttgttattattatcattgttattactTTAATTTTGCATATAGAGAGACCTGAGTGGAACCACCGTACATATCATATTGTTCTTTGAGGTTGTAAAAGTTGTTTGGATGAAAACAGAaagataattaataataataaaaacattaacattaacataatcTTTGTCGTATTATAAAACTCTGAGGGTCTACTTTTAATATTGATACTTCagtaaatgttgctgtttatcATTCTGTACTTTATTCTGCCCTGTAACCTGTGATGGAGTATTTTCTTACTGTGGTATTGGATCCTAATAGTATTTCCACTATGTTTGTgtactttgtgtatttgtgcgtGTTCACCTCCAGTCGTAGCCTCTGTGATATCATCCCTACGTCAGCGGTGACGAACACGACTCTCCGCCTCCCGTCATCGATGATGAAGGCTCGGCTGTACAGGCGAGTGTGTATGCCTGCAGCCGTCTGCTGAGGGTTCGCATAACCCAtctaaatgcacacacacacacacacacacacacacacacacacacacacacacacacacacacacacacacacacacacacacacacacacacacac from Anoplopoma fimbria isolate UVic2021 breed Golden Eagle Sablefish chromosome 5, Afim_UVic_2022, whole genome shotgun sequence carries:
- the LOC129091843 gene encoding neutral ceramidase-like; translated protein: MAERKLRCRGASALEATLAVLFVLMTAVSVTLITLMATWKTQTGLKLTLSPSPEAKPYLIGVGRADCTGPPAEIPLVLQALQVKYGDLYRQENVVLSGTHTHCGPAGYFQYTLFMISCKGYMKESIKPLVNGIVKSIDIAHGNIKPGRIYRSRGDLEDSSLNRSPHSYLNNPEEERDRYQWNTDKQVMVLKFTDLDGDGIGMLSWFAVHAVSMNYTNRMVSSDNMGYASYLLEQDKNRGQLPGQGGFVAGFSSSNLGDVSPNTRGPVCMNTGQPCDYLNSSCPVGGTKMCQAFGPGDDMFDSTMIIGHNVYRKAKELYGKAVEEVTGSLQAAHQWVNMTDVTVQINDTHTVSTCKPALGHSFAAGTTDGGGDLNFTQGAVEGDPFWDGIRDALVGPPSNQTQECHHPKPILFSTGEMNWPLPWHPQIVDVQIITIGSVAVVAVPGEMTTMSGRRLREAVKQELQSKGAFNDTEVVIAGLSNIYTHYITTYEEYQVQRYEGASTIYGPHTLSAYLQKYRGLARAIAQDRVSELPVGPQPPFFQKNLFNLLPAPTVDRKPENSSFGDVLQQVFPVYRQGDVASVTFVAGNPRNSGDIRDKTFLTVEIHDNRTDTWEVVYTDASWETRFHWLKGSNQRSNSTIEWHIPPSAPSGSYRIKHYGHYKQRTGLQTFKKPYEGTSDVFRVSASFYYP